The following proteins come from a genomic window of Megalops cyprinoides isolate fMegCyp1 chromosome 6, fMegCyp1.pri, whole genome shotgun sequence:
- the LOC118778633 gene encoding neurensin-1-like: MSWYSLLWKASLPAGLLLVVTGSVALSVGLLLPPQIEGFGEGELLMVDERAIGHNGMLAACRLAGGLLLALGGTVLLACTLASPICRAMERIRDDGTYRPGASESPRAWPVPNISPIQSMLPVSLSPTFSVQPKSGL; encoded by the exons ATGTCCTGGTACTCGCTGCTCTGGAAG GCCAGCCTTCCAGCAGGGCTCCTCCTGGTGGTCACCGGCAGCGTTGCGCTGAGCGTGGGGCTGCTCCTGCCCCCGCAGATCGAGGGCTTCGGGGAAGGGGAGCTGCTGATGGTGGACGAGCGCGCCATCGGGCACAACGGCATGCTGGCGGCATGCCGCCTGGCAggggggctgctgctggccctCGGGGGAACGGTGCTGTTGGCCTGCACCCTGGCGTCTCCCATCTGCAGGGCGATGGAGAGGATCAGGGACGACGGCACCTACCGCCCCGGCGCCAGCGAGTCGCCCAGGGCCTGGCCTGTCCCCAACATATCGCCCATCCAGTCCATGCTGCCCGTCAGCCTGTCACCCACGTTCAGCGTCCAGCCCAAATCGGGGCTCTGA